The DNA window TACCTTCCGAGGTGGATTTTCTCAGCCAAAACAAGGGCACCGAGGAATGAAGTAATAACCATACACATAGGACTAAACGACGTGGTAAACACAGGGCCACGTTGCTTTATCACAATGCTTTGTATGTAATACGCGATACCTGAACAAACCACTCCCTGAAATATCCCAcataataataagttttttttaatcaaataataagGTTTATTATACagaatttgattaaaattaatcaGTGACTAATAGATGATTAACTTACGGAGTAAACGGCTGCGAGTGTCCCGGAATCCATGCCGATTTTCCAGGCGCTTAAGTCACGGACAAATATCATCGAAACGGCAAAATTTAGGATCGATCCGATCCCACATATCAACGTCACTAGGGATAGCTCAGCCGGGTAAAGTTTCAACGTGAACGACTGTAAAcagaaaattattttgataatttatagaACCGTATAATGCATGTttgttgatttcttttttatttaaagattaattaattagttttttttttgctaaaaaataaaaattaactagTTATACCTGTAAAATGAAGAAAGCAGCCCATGTGGAGATACTTCCCATGATGGCTAAGGTTCCGGTGACCCAGTGCTGGCCAGTGGCTGTGGTTGAGCCGCCGTGGAAGGAAGAATGTGCAGCTTTCACGATTTCGATGGCCGGACCTTTGTACAAAGTCATTACCATAGCTCCTCCCAACGTTATTACCGTTCCTACAACTTTTGCAATACTGTGTATCTTCTTAAAGTTCACTGTCTCAAGCCTGATTTATAAGGAAATTTGGCGTTAGAACAATTATTAAAATGGTTAAAACGCCAAAACAAAAACCATAATGATTTTGACAAATTAATCTTAATCATTGTACACAGATTTTTAgaccttttattttaaaagttaattagatATATCAATATTTCAATGTAATAAATTGCATATTTAATCTCTCTAAGACAATTTACTGAAGTTTTAAGGTACCTGAAAATGAGGGCGAGAATGAAGGTGACGGCGGGAAGTGCATTGGTAAAGGCAGATGTGTACGATGCTGACGTAGATTTCAATCCTATGTAGTAGAAGTTCTGGTCCATAAGGGGTCTGGAATCATATAACCAAacatttactttattattatgaTAACCCTTTCACATCATCTTTTggtttatataattaagtagttttattttccaaagaTGAAAAAGGAAAACGTTTACGTAGGATAGCACAGATCAGTTTTCACATTAAAGATGTTTGTTGTGGATGATGATCTCATTTCCAATATCCAAGACAATACATATTTCATCATTTTCACGTTTCTACAATATCACGATAGAAATCTGGATTCGaatagtaaattttgaaacgcttatatttatttctagtggatatttaaaataaaaatgctaattAATTTGTTAGTcagtttttgaaataataaaaaagaattgtGAGTATTTCATCTCTCTATGTAACGTGCCCGAACTAGCGGCCAGAAAAAGAATGTAACGTACCGAAACTCATGAATTTGCATCACAACTACTAATCCATAAGTATCTTCCGACTTTTCTAACcatatttataagatttatttaagaacttgtatataaataaacaaaatagtattCTCTAGG is part of the Brassica oleracea var. oleracea cultivar TO1000 unplaced genomic scaffold, BOL UnpScaffold02272, whole genome shotgun sequence genome and encodes:
- the LOC106321646 gene encoding WAT1-related protein At1g44800 → MDQNFYYIGLKSTSASYTSAFTNALPAVTFILALIFRLETVNFKKIHSIAKVVGTVITLGGAMVMTLYKGPAIEIVKAAHSSFHGGSTTATGQHWVTGTLAIMGSISTWAAFFILQSFTLKLYPAELSLVTLICGIGSILNFAVSMIFVRDLSAWKIGMDSGTLAAVYSGVVCSGIAYYIQSIVIKQRGPVFTTSFSPMCMVITSFLGALVLAEKIHL